A DNA window from Deltaproteobacteria bacterium contains the following coding sequences:
- the macB gene encoding MacB family efflux pump subunit — MSEALLELSGVWRRFPAGDEEIAVLKDINLRIDAGEMVAIIGASGSGKSTLMNILGCLDQPSAGSYRIGGQETGELDANELARLRREYFGFIFQRYHLLTHLDAVRNVEIPAVYLGQPKAQRRIRAAELLARMGLGDRRNHRPSQLSGGQQQRVSIARALMNGGDVILADEPTGALDSASGAEMMDILHELHARGHTIILVTHDAQVASHAQRVIELRDGEIISDQRTRPLAPGVARARSAHPVERPMLAVWGRFVEALGMALKAMDAHRMRTLLTMLGIIIGIMSVVSVVALGQGARQKVIDDISSMGTNIIDILPGSDWGDKRSSKIHTLSASDLTALRAQVYVDSVTPGVSGSVSLRLDNVSVSAAVKGVGREYFRVRGLDIAEGAIFSSADEAALSQVVVIDHNTRNKLFAAHEDPLGRVILLGSLPCTIIGVTAEKDGPFGNNENLQVFIPYTAAMGRLLGQGYFNSITVRVADGVSNQLAQQSIIKLLTQRHGTKDFYTSSSDSILQTVKKTTATLTLLISAIAVISLVVGGIGVMNIMLVSVTERTHEIGIRMAVGARQGDIMQQFLIEAVLVCLIGGLFGILLSYGASIVFSLFVSAMTMQFSMWSIVAAFGCSSLIGVVFGFLPARNAARLNPIQALARE; from the coding sequence GTGAGCGAGGCCCTGCTTGAACTGTCCGGCGTTTGGCGTCGGTTTCCGGCCGGAGACGAAGAGATCGCCGTCTTGAAGGACATCAACCTGCGCATCGATGCCGGCGAAATGGTGGCCATCATCGGCGCGTCGGGGTCCGGCAAATCGACGTTGATGAACATTCTGGGCTGCCTGGACCAGCCCTCGGCCGGAAGCTACCGCATCGGCGGACAGGAAACCGGAGAATTGGACGCCAATGAGCTGGCCCGTTTGCGGCGGGAGTATTTCGGATTCATTTTTCAGCGCTATCATCTGCTGACGCATCTGGACGCGGTGCGCAATGTCGAGATCCCGGCTGTTTATCTCGGGCAGCCCAAGGCCCAACGCCGGATCAGGGCCGCGGAACTTCTGGCCCGCATGGGCCTGGGGGACCGGCGCAACCATCGGCCCAGCCAGCTTTCGGGTGGACAGCAGCAGCGGGTGTCCATCGCCCGCGCGCTCATGAACGGCGGCGACGTCATTCTGGCCGACGAACCCACCGGCGCCCTGGACAGCGCCAGTGGGGCCGAGATGATGGACATTTTGCATGAGCTGCACGCACGCGGTCACACCATCATCCTGGTCACCCATGACGCCCAGGTGGCCAGCCACGCCCAGCGCGTCATCGAACTGCGCGACGGCGAGATCATCAGCGACCAGCGCACCAGGCCGCTTGCCCCGGGCGTGGCCCGGGCGCGTTCGGCGCATCCGGTCGAGCGGCCCATGCTGGCCGTCTGGGGGCGGTTCGTGGAGGCGTTGGGCATGGCGCTCAAGGCCATGGACGCCCACCGCATGCGCACCCTTTTGACCATGCTCGGCATCATCATCGGCATCATGTCTGTCGTGTCCGTGGTCGCCTTGGGGCAGGGGGCCCGCCAAAAGGTCATCGACGATATCAGCTCCATGGGCACCAATATCATCGACATCTTGCCCGGCAGTGATTGGGGCGATAAAAGATCAAGCAAAATTCACACGTTGTCCGCGTCGGATCTGACAGCCCTGCGGGCTCAGGTCTATGTGGACAGCGTCACTCCCGGCGTCAGCGGCAGCGTGTCCCTGCGCCTGGACAATGTTTCGGTCAGTGCCGCGGTCAAGGGCGTGGGCCGGGAGTATTTCCGCGTACGCGGTCTGGACATCGCCGAGGGCGCGATTTTTTCGTCCGCGGACGAGGCGGCCCTGTCCCAGGTCGTGGTCATCGACCACAACACTCGCAACAAGCTGTTCGCCGCGCACGAAGACCCCCTGGGGCGGGTCATCCTCCTGGGCAGTCTGCCGTGCACGATCATCGGCGTTACGGCCGAGAAGGACGGTCCCTTCGGCAACAACGAGAACCTCCAGGTTTTCATTCCCTACACCGCGGCCATGGGCCGGCTTTTGGGGCAGGGATATTTCAATTCCATCACCGTGCGCGTGGCCGACGGGGTGTCCAACCAGCTGGCCCAGCAGAGCATCATCAAACTTCTGACCCAGCGCCACGGCACCAAGGATTTTTATACCTCAAGCTCGGACAGCATATTGCAGACCGTGAAAAAAACCACGGCCACCCTGACCCTGCTCATTTCCGCCATCGCGGTCATTTCGCTGGTGGTGGGCGGGATCGGGGTTATGAACATCATGCTTGTCTCGGTCACGGAGCGGACCCACGAAATCGGCATCCGCATGGCCGTGGGCGCGCGTCAGGGAGATATCATGCAGCAGTTTTTGATCGAGGCCGTGCTGGTCTGCCTTATCGGCGGCCTGTTTGGCATACTGTTGTCCTACGGGGCGAGTATTGTCTTTTCCCTGTTCGTGTCGGCCATGACCATGCAGTTTTCGATGTGGTCCATCGTGGCCGCCTTTGGCTGTTCGTCCCTGATCGGCGTGGTCTTCGGTTTCCTGCCGGCCAGAAACGCCGCCCGCCTCAACCCCATTCAGGCGTTGGCCAGGGAATGA
- a CDS encoding efflux RND transporter periplasmic adaptor subunit: MRKIFWVIAALVVAAAGGGYWYMNRGADKPVLITARAVRMDIEESVLASGMVHALNTVEVGAQVSGQLQHLHVALGDRVTKGQLLAEIDPQQQKNALDNAQAGLANVQAQKRAKEALLKQYQLELTRQQRMRDRDASAQADLESAEAQVATTKAEIAALEAQIIQARTEVDTAQVDLGYTQISAPIDGVVVDIETKEGQTIISAQTVPTILTLAVLDTITVKAEISEADVGKVRPGMEVYFTTLGGTKRHQSTLRAIEPGPTTDIDDSTSASSADAIYYNGLFDLANLDHALRIGMTAQATIVLNRAQNALCIPASALGAVGADGRGTIAVLRGETQERVPIRVGISDKVHVQILEGLQDGDVIVVSDSSAADLPVENATRPRRGPGGPPPGGA, from the coding sequence ATGCGAAAGATATTTTGGGTAATCGCGGCTCTTGTGGTGGCGGCGGCCGGGGGCGGGTACTGGTACATGAACCGGGGGGCGGACAAGCCCGTGCTGATCACGGCGCGGGCCGTGCGCATGGACATCGAGGAGTCCGTTCTGGCCAGCGGCATGGTCCATGCCCTAAACACGGTCGAGGTCGGCGCGCAGGTTTCGGGGCAGCTGCAACATCTGCACGTCGCCCTGGGCGACCGGGTGACCAAGGGCCAGCTTCTGGCCGAGATCGATCCGCAACAACAAAAGAACGCCCTGGATAATGCCCAGGCCGGATTGGCCAATGTGCAGGCCCAGAAACGGGCCAAGGAAGCTCTGCTCAAGCAATATCAGCTTGAGCTGACCCGTCAGCAGCGCATGCGCGACCGCGACGCCTCGGCCCAGGCCGACCTGGAAAGCGCCGAGGCCCAGGTGGCCACGACCAAGGCCGAGATCGCCGCGTTGGAGGCCCAGATCATCCAGGCTCGGACCGAGGTCGACACGGCCCAGGTCGATTTGGGGTACACCCAGATTTCCGCGCCCATCGACGGCGTGGTGGTGGATATCGAAACCAAGGAAGGGCAGACCATCATCTCGGCCCAGACCGTGCCGACTATCCTGACTCTGGCTGTTTTGGACACCATCACGGTCAAGGCCGAAATCTCCGAGGCCGACGTCGGTAAGGTCCGGCCGGGGATGGAAGTGTATTTTACCACGCTTGGCGGCACGAAGCGTCATCAGAGCACGCTGCGCGCCATCGAGCCGGGGCCGACCACGGACATCGACGACTCCACCAGCGCCTCCAGCGCGGACGCCATCTATTATAATGGCCTGTTCGACCTGGCCAACCTTGACCACGCCTTGCGCATCGGCATGACCGCCCAGGCGACCATTGTCTTGAACCGGGCGCAAAACGCGTTGTGCATTCCAGCCTCGGCCCTGGGGGCCGTGGGTGCGGACGGGCGGGGCACGATCGCGGTGCTGCGCGGCGAGACGCAGGAACGGGTACCCATCCGCGTCGGGATTTCGGACAAGGTCCATGTGCAGATTCTGGAAGGGCTTCAGGATGGGGACGTCATTGTCGTCAGCGACAGCAGCGCCGCCGATCTGCCCGTTGAAAACGCCACCCGGCCCAGGCGCGGTCCCGGCGGGCCGCCTCCGGGGGGAGCGTAG
- a CDS encoding ABC transporter ATP-binding protein, with protein sequence MRQGRSSDPIFRARGLTKIYRQGMGLEVRALDGIDLDLHPGELVVLLGASGSGKSTLLNILGGLDSPSGGTIVYKDQNLTTANDTTLTRYRRDAVGFVFQFYNLIPSLTARENVTLITDIVHNPMSAEAALSLVGLADRMDHFPAQLSGGEQQRVAIARAIAKRPAVLLCDEPTGALDVKTGITVLEAIERINREFGTLAVIITHNAAIAEMADRVIFLSAGRITSIRAQTTRRPVHELEW encoded by the coding sequence ATGCGCCAAGGCAGATCATCCGATCCAATTTTCCGCGCCCGAGGACTGACCAAAATCTACCGCCAGGGCATGGGCCTGGAGGTACGCGCTCTGGACGGCATCGACCTCGATCTTCATCCCGGCGAACTGGTCGTGCTCCTCGGCGCGTCGGGCAGTGGCAAATCCACCCTGCTCAACATCCTGGGCGGCCTGGATTCTCCCTCCGGGGGGACCATTGTGTATAAGGACCAAAACCTGACCACCGCCAACGACACGACATTAACCCGCTACCGACGCGACGCCGTGGGCTTCGTTTTTCAATTCTACAACCTCATACCGAGCCTCACGGCCCGCGAAAACGTGACCCTGATCACGGACATCGTCCACAACCCCATGTCCGCCGAAGCCGCCCTGTCGCTGGTCGGACTCGCCGACCGCATGGATCATTTCCCGGCCCAGCTTTCGGGCGGCGAACAGCAGCGCGTGGCCATCGCCAGGGCCATCGCCAAGCGTCCGGCCGTGCTTCTCTGCGACGAGCCCACCGGCGCATTGGACGTAAAAACCGGCATCACCGTGCTCGAAGCCATCGAACGCATCAACCGCGAATTTGGCACCCTGGCCGTGATCATCACACACAACGCGGCCATCGCGGAAATGGCCGACAGGGTCATCTTCCTCTCGGCCGGGCGCATCACGTCCATCCGCGCCCAGACGACACGTCGCCCGGTCCATGAGCTGGAGTGGTGA
- a CDS encoding FtsX-like permease family protein: MMALTRKLLRDLAAMKGQMTAVALVMACGLMVMIMSKGLVRSLEAARDDYYERNRLADVFCELKRAPNALGRELAKIPGVASVETRIKGSLSLDMPGMRSPVDGVILSMPDDRPWRINVPHLRRGRLPEPGHGSEVLISEAFATAHGLQPGHTLQATIYGARATLRIVGTALSPEFVYETRPGETVPDNRGFGIFWMNERALAQAFGLEGAFNSVVATLAPGGTTAAVKARLDLLLAPHGGRVSYDRTEHTSSKLIDDRIAILRGFALAFPAVFLTIAAFMTSAALTRLVRLQREQIAQLKSFGYSSAAVGWHYAQFALAAVLAATIIGTVIGLWLGHEMVVLYRRFFQFPELLFRPDWTALALALAASAGAAFLGVVAAVLQAAGLPPAEAMRPETPPRFGPSLLEKSGLTRLLPPMPRMVLRNLERKPGQALFTVLGLSLATAIPILPGAMGDGIAYLMDFQWTRSQRQDMTISLIEPASPAALHDLAHLPGVLHAEPFRTVPALLAHGHRHRRVGIIGIASDARLNRLLDDQGRPVSLPSSGLVLSAKLAEVLDLRPGDQTRVEVQEGTRPRLTTVMVETVTDFSGLGAYMDIRALNRLMGEDRIVSGAYLALDTARTDAFLDRAKEVPAIASVVSTQAARKSFESVMGNMMDIVRSVYFSFAVIVSAGVVYNSARIALSERTRDLATLRVLGFSQADVILILLAELSVLTLAALGPGLVIGSELARLLVLTASTESVRMPLVVTVHARTTAVLIVLLASVASFALVARRVQHLDLLGVLKARE, translated from the coding sequence ATGATGGCCCTGACACGAAAACTCCTGCGCGATCTCGCCGCCATGAAGGGTCAGATGACCGCCGTGGCCCTGGTCATGGCCTGCGGGTTGATGGTCATGATCATGTCCAAGGGCCTGGTCCGCTCCCTGGAAGCGGCCCGCGACGACTACTACGAACGCAACCGTCTGGCCGACGTATTCTGCGAGCTCAAACGCGCGCCCAACGCATTGGGCCGGGAGCTGGCCAAAATCCCCGGCGTGGCCTCCGTGGAAACACGGATCAAGGGCTCGCTGAGCCTGGACATGCCCGGCATGCGTTCCCCTGTCGACGGCGTCATCCTGTCCATGCCCGATGACCGCCCGTGGCGCATCAACGTGCCGCATTTACGGCGTGGGCGCCTTCCCGAACCGGGACATGGATCGGAAGTCCTGATTTCCGAGGCCTTTGCCACGGCCCACGGTCTGCAACCGGGGCACACCCTTCAAGCGACCATATACGGCGCTCGCGCCACGTTGCGCATTGTCGGCACGGCCCTGTCCCCGGAATTCGTCTACGAAACACGACCCGGCGAGACCGTGCCGGACAACCGGGGTTTCGGCATTTTCTGGATGAACGAACGCGCCCTGGCCCAGGCCTTCGGGCTGGAAGGAGCGTTCAACAGCGTCGTCGCGACCCTGGCCCCGGGAGGGACCACGGCCGCCGTCAAAGCGCGCCTGGACCTTCTTCTCGCGCCCCATGGCGGACGGGTGTCCTATGACCGCACGGAACACACCTCCTCAAAGCTCATTGATGACCGCATTGCCATCCTGCGCGGCTTTGCCCTGGCCTTTCCCGCCGTATTCCTGACCATCGCGGCCTTCATGACCAGCGCGGCCCTGACACGATTGGTCCGGCTGCAGCGGGAACAGATCGCCCAGCTCAAGTCATTCGGATATTCCTCGGCGGCCGTGGGATGGCATTATGCCCAGTTCGCTCTGGCCGCCGTGCTTGCGGCAACAATCATCGGCACCGTGATCGGACTGTGGCTGGGGCATGAAATGGTCGTGCTATACCGACGTTTTTTCCAATTTCCGGAGCTCCTTTTCCGTCCGGATTGGACGGCGCTGGCCCTGGCCCTGGCAGCCAGCGCCGGCGCGGCGTTTCTCGGCGTGGTCGCGGCCGTGCTCCAGGCCGCCGGCCTGCCCCCGGCCGAGGCCATGCGTCCGGAAACACCACCCCGCTTCGGCCCATCCCTGTTGGAAAAATCAGGGCTTACGCGTTTGCTTCCTCCCATGCCCCGGATGGTGCTGCGTAATCTGGAACGCAAACCCGGCCAGGCGCTGTTCACTGTTCTCGGCTTGTCCCTGGCCACGGCCATACCCATTCTGCCCGGCGCCATGGGTGACGGCATCGCGTATCTCATGGATTTCCAATGGACCCGGTCGCAACGCCAGGACATGACCATCAGCCTGATCGAACCGGCATCGCCCGCGGCCTTGCACGACCTGGCGCACCTGCCCGGTGTCCTCCATGCCGAACCGTTTCGGACAGTGCCGGCGCTCCTTGCCCACGGGCACCGGCATCGCCGGGTGGGCATTATCGGGATTGCGTCCGATGCGCGCCTGAACCGCCTTCTGGATGATCAGGGCCGCCCGGTGTCCCTGCCCAGTTCCGGACTGGTCCTCTCCGCAAAACTGGCCGAAGTGCTCGATCTGCGACCGGGAGATCAGACGCGGGTCGAAGTTCAGGAGGGAACACGGCCCCGTCTGACCACCGTCATGGTCGAAACCGTCACCGATTTTTCCGGCCTCGGCGCATACATGGATATCCGCGCCCTGAACCGCCTGATGGGCGAGGACCGAATCGTCAGCGGCGCGTATCTCGCCCTGGACACGGCGCGCACGGACGCATTCCTGGACCGGGCCAAGGAAGTCCCGGCCATCGCCAGCGTGGTTTCGACACAGGCCGCGCGAAAGAGCTTCGAGTCGGTCATGGGCAACATGATGGACATCGTGCGGTCCGTGTATTTCAGCTTCGCCGTCATCGTTTCGGCAGGCGTCGTCTACAACAGCGCCCGCATCGCCCTGTCCGAGCGAACCCGCGATTTGGCCACGCTGCGCGTCCTTGGCTTTTCCCAGGCAGATGTCATCCTCATCCTCCTCGCGGAGCTGTCCGTGCTGACCCTCGCGGCCCTGGGACCGGGCCTTGTCATCGGGTCGGAGCTGGCCAGACTTCTCGTGCTGACAGCCAGCACCGAATCCGTTCGCATGCCCCTGGTCGTGACCGTCCATGCCCGGACCACGGCAGTGCTCATCGTGCTGCTGGCCTCTGTCGCATCCTTTGCGTTGGTGGCCCGCCGCGTGCAACACCTCGACCTCCTCGGAGTCTTGAAGGCCAGAGAATGA
- a CDS encoding HlyD family efflux transporter periplasmic adaptor subunit codes for MNTPSLRKILLAGAGLVLAALVTIGLWPRPTPVETAQIRSGPMTVTVTEEGKTRIRARYVIFAPVAGFLHRVELRAGDPIRAGHTVLAQIVPEPAGILNQRVKAETEARLHAAQALARLRQADLERAQANLALAEKTHQRTDALLGAGAVSRHDWDTTNAQLLVTRKEEQAARFALSVAQFEISQVQAGLLQTATPSNQGAHTVTILAPVDGYVLNLHEENARTVTPATAIMEVGNPHDLEIEVELLSSDAVGVEPGAEVAIEDWGGPTPLRGQVRLVERGGFTKISAIGVEEQRVKARIDLLEVPSAGFELGDRFGVQARISTWQSADTPQVPMGALFRHGMSWMVFRVDNGAARLREVRIDHMNGQNAEIRSGLDQGDVVIVHPPENIRDGSRVAPGD; via the coding sequence ATGAACACCCCTTCCTTGCGCAAAATCCTCCTGGCTGGTGCCGGCCTTGTTCTTGCGGCCCTTGTCACGATCGGACTGTGGCCACGCCCCACGCCCGTGGAAACAGCCCAGATCCGCTCCGGTCCCATGACCGTCACCGTGACCGAGGAAGGCAAAACCCGCATTCGCGCCCGATACGTCATCTTCGCACCCGTCGCGGGTTTTTTGCACCGGGTGGAGCTTCGGGCCGGCGATCCAATCCGGGCCGGGCACACCGTTCTGGCACAAATTGTTCCGGAACCGGCGGGAATCCTCAATCAACGGGTCAAAGCCGAAACCGAGGCCAGACTACACGCGGCACAGGCCCTCGCCCGGCTGCGTCAGGCCGATCTGGAGCGCGCCCAGGCCAATCTGGCATTGGCCGAAAAAACGCATCAACGCACCGACGCCCTGCTTGGTGCCGGGGCCGTGTCCCGACACGACTGGGACACAACAAACGCCCAGCTGCTTGTAACGCGCAAGGAAGAACAGGCGGCCCGCTTTGCCCTGAGCGTGGCGCAATTCGAAATCAGCCAGGTCCAGGCCGGCCTGCTCCAAACCGCGACACCTTCGAACCAGGGAGCGCACACCGTGACCATCCTGGCTCCGGTGGACGGCTATGTGCTCAATCTGCATGAAGAAAACGCGCGCACCGTGACTCCGGCCACGGCCATCATGGAAGTGGGCAATCCGCATGATCTGGAAATCGAGGTCGAGCTTCTGTCCAGCGATGCCGTTGGCGTCGAACCCGGCGCGGAGGTGGCCATCGAAGATTGGGGCGGCCCGACACCCCTGCGCGGTCAGGTCCGGTTGGTGGAACGAGGCGGCTTCACCAAGATTTCGGCCATCGGCGTGGAAGAACAACGGGTCAAGGCGCGTATCGACCTGCTGGAGGTCCCCTCCGCGGGCTTTGAGCTGGGCGACCGTTTCGGAGTCCAGGCACGCATCAGCACGTGGCAAAGCGCGGACACGCCGCAGGTTCCCATGGGTGCGCTCTTCCGCCACGGCATGTCATGGATGGTCTTTCGTGTGGACAACGGCGCGGCCAGACTGCGCGAAGTGCGTATCGATCACATGAATGGACAGAACGCGGAAATCCGCTCCGGACTCGACCAGGGCGACGTTGTCATCGTCCATCCACCCGAAAACATCCGGGATGGATCGCGGGTCGCGCCCGGCGATTGA
- a CDS encoding acetate kinase, giving the protein MNILVINSGSSSIKYQLIDMNTETSMCSGLVERIGEGMGALTHKIKPGTDAEQKFVFEQEFVSHVDGMKRVVELITDADKGVISSKEEIHAVGHRVLLGGEEIKHSVQVDDWVKGVIRDYIPLGPLHNPANLAGIEVAMELFPHAPSVGVFDTEFHQTMPEKAFLYPLPYELYSDMRVRRYGFHGTSHAYITRRSAEFLGKPVEQVNLITCHLGNGCSMAAVRNGQCVDTTMGITPLEGLMMGTRCGDIDPALVPFLMEKKGWSAAEIDTVMNKKSGLKGICGMNDMRDIHAARAKGDAKAQLAFDMFVYRIRKYIGAFAVVLGRVDAVVFTAGIGENDDFVRAAVCEDLGILGIGIDAEVNAKRSGEARHIGKPGMPVSVLVVPTNEELAIAQATMNVLKK; this is encoded by the coding sequence ATGAATATATTGGTCATCAATTCTGGTAGCTCGTCCATCAAATATCAGCTCATCGATATGAACACCGAAACGTCCATGTGTTCGGGTTTGGTGGAACGCATTGGCGAGGGCATGGGTGCCCTGACCCATAAAATCAAGCCCGGCACGGACGCCGAGCAGAAGTTTGTTTTCGAGCAGGAGTTTGTCTCCCATGTGGATGGCATGAAGCGCGTTGTCGAGCTGATCACCGACGCGGACAAGGGCGTTATTTCCTCCAAGGAGGAAATTCATGCCGTGGGACACCGGGTGTTGCTTGGTGGCGAGGAAATCAAGCATTCCGTCCAGGTTGATGACTGGGTCAAGGGCGTCATCCGTGATTACATTCCGCTTGGTCCGCTGCACAATCCCGCCAATCTGGCCGGTATCGAAGTGGCCATGGAGCTGTTTCCGCACGCGCCGTCCGTGGGCGTGTTCGACACGGAATTCCACCAGACCATGCCGGAAAAAGCCTTTCTGTATCCGCTACCTTACGAACTTTACTCGGACATGCGTGTACGGCGCTATGGCTTCCATGGCACGTCCCATGCCTACATCACCCGCCGGTCGGCCGAGTTCCTGGGCAAGCCCGTGGAGCAGGTCAATCTGATCACCTGCCATCTTGGCAACGGCTGTTCCATGGCCGCCGTGCGCAACGGACAGTGCGTCGACACGACCATGGGCATCACGCCCTTGGAAGGTTTGATGATGGGCACGCGTTGTGGCGATATCGATCCGGCCCTGGTGCCCTTTTTGATGGAAAAGAAGGGCTGGAGCGCGGCGGAGATCGACACGGTCATGAACAAGAAAAGTGGCTTGAAAGGCATTTGCGGCATGAACGACATGCGCGACATCCATGCCGCCCGTGCCAAGGGCGATGCCAAGGCGCAGCTGGCCTTTGATATGTTCGTGTACCGCATCCGCAAATATATCGGTGCGTTCGCCGTGGTTCTGGGACGGGTGGACGCAGTGGTCTTCACCGCCGGCATCGGTGAGAATGATGATTTTGTCCGCGCGGCGGTGTGCGAGGACCTCGGCATCCTCGGTATCGGCATCGACGCCGAGGTCAACGCCAAGCGCTCCGGCGAGGCCCGTCACATCGGCAAGCCCGGCATGCCCGTGTCCGTGCTGGTTGTTCCGACCAACGAGGAATTGGCCATTGCCCAGGCCACGATGAACGTTTTGAAGAAATAA